From Pagrus major chromosome 6, Pma_NU_1.0, one genomic window encodes:
- the LOC140997840 gene encoding inhibin beta B chain has product MTLSFSVPAFLFLAPLLMKGLSVSGSSGCASCGLPAMEKDEEQRLMIEIAKQQLLDKLHLKERPNITHTVPRAALLTALRKLHSGRVRQDGTLELENNLPTKDQGYEIVSFADINETETDDEASLSLTFQFLQERGQSIQVLQSSLWIYARSSEDPHRDSRLSARVYLTADGGDSDSNRTLVIEKMLEVQDSNWHTFPITRTLQAFLDGSQRRLRLEVSCDEDGKNLCSLEGSAHTPYQPFMVAQVRLRDSHSKHSLRKRSLRCGDDVTVCCKRDFYIKFKDIQWHDWIIAPEGYHMNYCMGQCPQHLSGSPGIASSFHATVFSQLKVNGINTAASSCCVPTERRPLSMVYFNSQHSIVKTDVPDMIVESCGCT; this is encoded by the exons ATGACGCTGTCTTTTTCAGTCCCGGCGTTTCTGTTTTTGGCACCCTTGCTGATGAAGGGTCTCTCTGTCAGTGGCTCCTCGGGCTGTGCGTCCTGCGGGTTGCCCGCGATGGAGAAAGACGAAGAGCAAAGGCTGATGATAGAAATCGCCAAGCAGCAACTTTTGGACAAGCTGCACCTGAAAGAGAGACCAAACATCACTCATACGGTACCCCGGGCGGCGCTCCTCACTGCGCTGCGCAAACTGCACTCGGGGCGCGTCAGACAGGACGGTACTCTTGAACTAGAAAACAATTTACCCACAAAAGATCAAGGCTATGAAATAGTGAGCTTTGCAGATATAA ATGAAACAGAGACTGATGATGAGGCCAGCCTCAGTCTTACCTTCCAGTTTCTTCAGGAGCGTGGCCAAAGCATCCAGGTCCTCCAGTCTTCTTTATGGATCTACGCCCGCTCTTCTGAGGACCCTCACAGAGACTCCCGTCTCTCTGCCCGTGTTTACCTCACTGCAGATGGTGGGGATTCAGACTCTAATCGCACCCTGGTCATAGAAAAGATGCTTGAGGTCCAGGACAGTAACTGGCACACCTTCCCCATCACCCGCACCCTGCAGGCCTTCCTGGATGGCAGCCAACGGCGGCTGCGGCTGGAGGTCAGCTGCGATGAGGATGGGAAGAACCTTTGCTCCCTGGAAGGCTCTGCTCACACACCCTACCAGCCCTTCATGGTGGCCCAGGTGCGTCTCCGTGACAGCCACTCCAAACACTCACTCAGGAAGCGGTCGCTGCGttgtggtgatgatgtcactgtgtgctGCAAGAGAGACTTCTACATCAAGTTCAAGGACATCCAGTGGCACGACTGGATCATCGCACCTGAAGGCTACCATATGAACTACTGCATGGGCCAGTGCCCCCAACATCTGTCTGGCTCCCCAGGCATAGCATCCTCTTTCCACGCCACCGTCTTCAGCCAGCTAAAAGTCAATGGCATCAACACGGCTGCATCTTCATGTTGTGTTCCCACCGAGCGTCGGCCGCTCTCCATGGTGTACTTCAactctcagcacagcatagttAAAACAGACGTTCCTGATATGATTGTGGAGTCCTGTGGATGCACATAA